A single Pseudomonas putida DNA region contains:
- a CDS encoding MFS transporter: MKSPSLSRTLILLMATATGLAVASNYYAQPLLHSIAQQFGLSTASAGSIVVAAQLSYGAGLLLLAPLGDLFEQRRLIVVMTAISTLGLVISACSPSLPWLLLGTALTGLFSVVAQILVPLAATLSEPHQRGRAVGTLMSGLLLGILLARTAAGFMAELGGWRSIYVLAAVLMALAALALYRNLPEHNSHAGLKYPALIGSVFRLFIEEPVLRLRSLLGLLAFSLFALFWTPLAFLLAREPYHYSDAAIGLFGLAGAAGALAANWAGRLADRGQGSLGTTVGLVALLLSWVPLGFAEHSLMALLAGVLVLDLAVQLVHVSNQNAVIALRPEARTRLNAGYITCYFIGGALGSLLGTQLFQRQGWMGIVVAGLVIGTLALVVWGVAQRKAAAQLA, from the coding sequence ATGAAATCCCCATCCCTGAGCCGCACCCTGATCCTGCTGATGGCCACCGCCACCGGCCTGGCCGTGGCCAGCAACTACTACGCCCAACCGCTGCTGCACAGCATCGCCCAACAGTTCGGCCTGAGTACCGCCAGTGCCGGTAGCATCGTCGTCGCCGCGCAACTGAGCTATGGCGCCGGCCTGTTGCTGCTGGCACCACTGGGCGACCTGTTCGAACAGCGCCGGTTGATCGTGGTGATGACAGCCATTTCCACCCTGGGCCTGGTAATCAGCGCCTGCTCGCCGAGCCTGCCCTGGTTGCTGCTCGGCACCGCGCTCACCGGCCTGTTCTCGGTGGTGGCGCAGATCCTCGTGCCGCTGGCCGCCACCCTGAGCGAGCCGCATCAGCGCGGCCGCGCGGTGGGTACGCTGATGAGCGGCTTGCTGCTGGGCATCCTGCTGGCACGCACCGCAGCTGGCTTCATGGCCGAGCTGGGCGGCTGGCGCAGCATCTATGTGCTGGCAGCGGTGCTGATGGCGCTTGCGGCGCTGGCGTTGTACCGCAACCTGCCCGAGCACAACAGCCATGCCGGCTTGAAGTACCCGGCGCTGATCGGCTCGGTGTTCCGCCTGTTCATCGAAGAGCCCGTGCTGCGTCTGCGCTCGCTGCTAGGCCTGCTGGCGTTCAGCCTGTTCGCGCTGTTCTGGACGCCGCTGGCATTTCTGCTGGCGCGCGAGCCCTATCACTACTCCGACGCGGCCATCGGGCTGTTCGGCCTGGCCGGCGCGGCTGGCGCACTGGCGGCCAACTGGGCCGGGCGCCTGGCCGACCGTGGCCAGGGCTCGCTGGGCACCACCGTTGGGCTGGTGGCGCTGTTGTTGTCATGGGTCCCGCTGGGCTTTGCCGAACACTCGCTGATGGCCTTGCTGGCAGGCGTGCTGGTACTGGACCTTGCCGTGCAGCTGGTGCACGTGAGCAACCAGAATGCGGTGATCGCCTTGCGACCTGAAGCACGTACGCGACTGAATGCCGGCTACATCACCTGTTACTTCATAGGCGGTGCGCTAGGCTCGTTGCTGGGCACGCAGCTGTTCCAGCGGCAAGGGTGGATGGGCATCGTGGTGGCAGGCCTGGTGATCGGCACGCTGGCCCTGGTGGTATGGGGCGTGGCGCAGCGCAAAGCCGCCGCGCAACTAGCCTGA
- a CDS encoding LysR family transcriptional regulator has product MNLKQLEYALAVADTGSFTRAAERCHVVQSALSHQVARLESQLGVSLFERSSRRVRLTPAGEAFVLSARPAVEAARRIGDDVAAACGQVRGRLSIGEISSLTALDLVDVLAVFHGRYPEVDVRWLTAKSELLIADVCERRLDVGFIGLWQGEVLQGVQHRLLAREELVAVLPLTHALAGRAQLTLADLADQVLVDFPEDTGARRQTDEAFQAAGLARRVKFEIGHIRLVEKFVRRGMAIGLVPERIGQSFQGVAVARLVDAPVRHLYAVWAKSPTPAARAFLEVMEQSLAVSG; this is encoded by the coding sequence ATGAATCTGAAACAGCTCGAATACGCCTTGGCGGTGGCTGACACCGGCAGTTTTACCCGTGCTGCCGAGCGTTGCCACGTGGTGCAATCGGCACTCAGCCACCAAGTGGCCAGGTTGGAATCGCAGTTGGGCGTCAGCCTGTTCGAGCGTAGTTCGCGGCGGGTGCGCCTGACGCCTGCTGGCGAGGCGTTCGTGCTGAGTGCCCGGCCTGCAGTGGAGGCCGCCAGACGCATTGGCGATGACGTGGCTGCGGCCTGCGGCCAAGTCCGTGGGCGGCTGTCGATTGGCGAAATCAGTTCGCTGACAGCGCTGGACCTGGTGGATGTTCTGGCGGTGTTCCATGGCCGCTACCCGGAAGTGGATGTGCGCTGGCTCACCGCTAAAAGCGAACTGTTGATTGCCGATGTCTGCGAACGTCGGCTGGATGTCGGTTTCATCGGCTTGTGGCAGGGCGAGGTATTGCAAGGTGTGCAGCATCGGTTGCTGGCGAGGGAGGAACTGGTGGCGGTGTTGCCGCTGACCCATGCGCTGGCGGGCAGGGCGCAACTGACGTTGGCTGACCTGGCTGATCAGGTGCTGGTGGACTTTCCCGAAGATACCGGAGCGCGACGCCAGACGGACGAGGCGTTTCAGGCTGCGGGGCTGGCAAGGCGTGTGAAGTTCGAGATCGGGCATATTCGACTGGTGGAAAAGTTCGTGCGGCGGGGCATGGCGATCGGCCTGGTGCCGGAGCGTATAGGCCAGAGCTTTCAGGGGGTGGCGGTGGCACGCTTGGTGGACGCGCCAGTGCGGCACCTGTATGCGGTGTGGGCAAAAAGCCCGACACCGGCCGCGCGGGCATTTCTTGAAGTCATGGAGCAGAGTCTGGCGGTCAGCGGCTGA
- a CDS encoding 3-oxoacyl-ACP reductase family protein — MSKQLTLEGKVAFVQGGSRGIGAAIVRRLAREGAHVAFTYISSAGPAEALAEEVKAAGGQALALRADSADAAALQLAVDDAMKAFGHLDILVNNAGVLAVAPLAEFDLADFDRTLAINVRSVFVASQAAARYMGQGGRIINIGSTNAERMPFAGGAPYAMSKSALVGLTKGMARDLGPQGITVNNVQPGPVDTDMNPASGEFAESLIPLMAIGRYGQADEIASFVAYLAGPEAGYITGASLTADGGFAA; from the coding sequence ATGTCCAAGCAACTTACCCTCGAAGGCAAAGTTGCCTTCGTCCAAGGCGGCTCGCGCGGTATCGGTGCGGCCATCGTGCGGCGCCTGGCCCGCGAAGGTGCACATGTAGCCTTCACCTACATCAGCTCGGCCGGCCCGGCCGAAGCGCTGGCCGAAGAGGTCAAGGCAGCCGGCGGCCAAGCCCTGGCCCTGCGCGCCGACAGCGCCGACGCCGCCGCACTGCAACTGGCTGTGGACGATGCGATGAAAGCGTTCGGCCACCTCGATATCCTGGTCAACAACGCCGGCGTGCTGGCTGTGGCGCCACTCGCGGAGTTCGACCTGGCCGACTTCGACCGCACACTCGCGATCAACGTGCGCAGCGTGTTCGTCGCCAGCCAGGCAGCTGCCCGCTACATGGGCCAGGGCGGGCGCATCATCAACATCGGCAGCACCAACGCCGAACGCATGCCGTTCGCCGGCGGTGCCCCCTACGCCATGAGCAAATCGGCCCTGGTCGGCCTGACCAAAGGCATGGCCCGTGACCTGGGCCCGCAGGGCATTACCGTGAACAACGTGCAGCCGGGGCCGGTGGACACCGACATGAACCCGGCCAGTGGCGAGTTCGCCGAGAGCCTGATTCCGCTGATGGCGATCGGGCGCTACGGGCAGGCCGATGAGATTGCCAGCTTCGTCGCCTACCTCGCGGGGCCCGAGGCCGGCTACATCACCGGCGCCAGCCTGACCGCCGATGGTGGTTTTGCCGCCTGA
- a CDS encoding LysR family transcriptional regulator, whose translation MAMESFNALECFIRSAEVGSFAEAARRLSITPAAVGKHVAQLEARLGVRLFQRSTRKLTLTEAGQRFLGEVSDSFRTIQYAVANLASAEGQPAGLLRVSMGTVFGRLYVLPLLGEFLRRYPAITPDWHFDNRQVDLIGQGFDAAIGGGFELPLGVVARKLTPAHRVLVAAPAYLSRHAAIEDPQVLQRHDGILIRSPQTGRVRSWPLTSRWQAQQPLLLRQAMTMSDSDAACAVAQQGLGIALVSLPFAVPYLEAGQLQRVLPDWYVDDGHISLYYAEHKLLPGKTRAFIDFVVEQFSERGLAERFDALA comes from the coding sequence ATGGCCATGGAGTCTTTCAATGCCCTCGAGTGCTTCATCCGAAGCGCCGAGGTGGGCAGTTTCGCCGAGGCGGCCCGGCGCCTGAGCATCACCCCGGCGGCAGTGGGCAAGCACGTCGCCCAGCTGGAAGCGCGCCTTGGGGTGCGGCTGTTCCAGCGTAGTACGCGCAAGCTGACCTTGACCGAGGCGGGGCAGCGTTTTCTTGGCGAGGTGAGCGACAGTTTTCGGACCATCCAGTACGCAGTGGCCAACCTGGCCAGCGCCGAGGGCCAGCCGGCCGGGCTGCTGCGGGTGAGCATGGGCACCGTGTTCGGCCGCCTGTACGTGCTGCCGCTGCTGGGCGAGTTTCTGCGCCGTTACCCGGCGATTACCCCCGACTGGCATTTCGACAACCGCCAGGTCGATCTGATCGGCCAGGGCTTCGATGCGGCCATTGGTGGTGGTTTCGAGCTGCCGCTTGGGGTTGTGGCACGCAAGTTGACCCCGGCGCATCGGGTGCTGGTGGCGGCGCCCGCGTACCTGAGCAGGCATGCCGCCATCGAAGACCCACAGGTGTTGCAGCGCCATGACGGGATTCTGATCCGCTCGCCGCAGACCGGGCGGGTACGTTCCTGGCCATTGACCAGCCGCTGGCAGGCGCAGCAGCCGCTGCTGTTGCGCCAGGCGATGACCATGAGCGATTCGGATGCGGCGTGTGCGGTGGCGCAGCAGGGCTTGGGGATTGCCCTGGTCAGCTTGCCATTCGCTGTGCCTTATCTGGAGGCGGGGCAGCTGCAGCGGGTGCTGCCGGACTGGTATGTGGATGATGGGCATATCAGCTTGTATTACGCCGAGCACAAGCTGTTGCCGGGCAAGACCCGGGCGTTCATCGATTTTGTGGTGGAGCAGTTTTCCGAACGGGGGTTGGCGGAGCGCTTTGATGCCTTGGCCTAG
- a CDS encoding GreA/GreB family elongation factor, translating into MDKATLLARIVAALETDVEVLRRAAQTAYEAATAEENIAENKYDTLGLEASYLATGQARRTAEIRQALLTYQQLLLRDYDPARGVQVSNLVTLEDEHGGQRLLFLGPEAAGLKIGEGDELVTVITPRSPLGQQLAGKKVDDEVNLGSQLFYIIDVA; encoded by the coding sequence ATGGACAAGGCCACTTTGCTCGCGCGCATCGTCGCGGCCCTCGAAACCGACGTGGAAGTGCTGCGCCGTGCGGCGCAAACCGCCTACGAGGCAGCCACCGCCGAAGAGAACATCGCCGAGAACAAGTACGACACACTGGGGCTGGAGGCATCGTACCTGGCCACCGGGCAGGCACGGCGCACCGCCGAAATTCGCCAGGCGCTGCTGACTTACCAGCAATTGCTGTTGCGCGATTACGACCCGGCGCGAGGAGTGCAGGTGAGCAACCTGGTTACCCTGGAAGATGAACACGGCGGGCAGCGCCTGCTGTTCCTCGGGCCTGAGGCGGCGGGGTTGAAGATTGGCGAGGGGGATGAGTTGGTGACCGTGATCACCCCTCGTTCGCCGTTAGGGCAGCAACTGGCGGGCAAGAAGGTCGATGACGAGGTGAACCTGGGCTCGCAACTGTTCTACATCATTGATGTTGCCTGA
- the earP gene encoding elongation factor P maturation arginine rhamnosyltransferase EarP, producing MKTTWDIFCSVVDNYGDIGVTWRLARQLVAEYDLAVRLWVDDLNAFVPLCPGADAAAAQQWQQGVDVRAWPAEWQPAVPADVVIGAFACQLPAAYVEAMRARAVPVLWLNLEYLSAEDWVEGCHGLPSPQPNGLRKVFFFPGFTARTGGLLREASLLPRRQAFEQSAEARAAFLQSLGVHPQPGALLMSLFAYENGQLGRWLDALVEDADPVHLLVPQGRILGDLGAWLGELHLQAGDVHQRGTLTVQILPFVSQDDYDRLLWSCDFNAVRGEDSFVRAQWAGRPMLWHIYVQDENAHWEKLEAFLGHYRQGLSDPACEALMALWRAWNMDRDMHAAWQGARKHWAELQQHAADWAATQAARPDLAAALVHFYRNSL from the coding sequence ATGAAAACCACCTGGGACATTTTCTGCAGCGTCGTCGACAACTATGGCGATATCGGCGTGACCTGGCGCCTGGCCCGGCAACTGGTGGCCGAGTACGACCTGGCGGTGCGCCTGTGGGTGGATGACTTGAATGCCTTCGTGCCGCTGTGCCCGGGTGCCGATGCCGCTGCCGCGCAGCAATGGCAGCAGGGTGTCGATGTGCGCGCCTGGCCTGCCGAATGGCAACCCGCGGTGCCTGCGGATGTGGTGATCGGTGCCTTTGCCTGTCAGTTGCCGGCGGCCTACGTCGAAGCAATGCGCGCACGCGCGGTGCCGGTGCTGTGGCTGAACCTTGAGTACCTCAGTGCCGAGGACTGGGTGGAAGGTTGCCATGGCTTGCCATCGCCCCAGCCCAATGGCCTGCGCAAGGTGTTTTTCTTCCCGGGGTTCACGGCCAGGACCGGCGGGCTGCTGCGCGAGGCCAGCTTGCTGCCGCGCCGGCAGGCGTTCGAGCAATCGGCCGAGGCGCGCGCGGCGTTCCTGCAGAGCCTGGGTGTGCATCCGCAGCCCGGTGCGCTGCTGATGTCGCTGTTCGCCTACGAAAACGGGCAACTGGGCCGGTGGCTCGATGCGCTGGTCGAAGATGCCGACCCGGTCCACCTGCTGGTCCCGCAAGGGCGCATTCTCGGCGACCTGGGTGCCTGGCTGGGTGAGCTGCACCTGCAAGCCGGTGATGTGCACCAGCGCGGCACGTTGACCGTGCAGATCCTACCGTTCGTCAGCCAGGACGATTATGATCGCCTGCTGTGGAGCTGCGATTTCAACGCAGTGCGGGGGGAAGATTCGTTCGTGCGCGCCCAATGGGCCGGCCGGCCGATGCTGTGGCACATCTATGTGCAGGACGAGAATGCCCACTGGGAAAAGCTCGAAGCGTTCCTCGGCCATTATCGACAGGGCCTGTCGGACCCCGCCTGCGAGGCGTTGATGGCCTTGTGGCGTGCCTGGAACATGGACCGCGACATGCACGCGGCCTGGCAAGGTGCCCGCAAACACTGGGCAGAACTGCAGCAGCACGCCGCTGATTGGGCCGCGACTCAGGCCGCTCGGCCGGACCTTGCCGCAGCGCTAGTACACTTTTACCGAAATTCGCTATGA
- the efp gene encoding elongation factor P, which yields MKTGKEIKPGTVLRIDNDPWLVQKAEFTKSGRNSAIMKTKLKNLLTGYKTETVYGADDKLDDVILDRKEATLSFINGDEYTFMDTTDYTMYELNAEDIEAVLPYIEEGMEDVCEAVFFEGRLVSVELPTTISRKVVYTENAARGDTSGKVMKPAKLANGTEIQVADFIAIDEWIDIDTRDNSFKGRSKK from the coding sequence ATGAAAACTGGTAAAGAAATCAAACCCGGTACCGTTCTGCGCATCGATAACGATCCGTGGTTGGTTCAGAAGGCTGAGTTCACCAAGTCGGGCCGTAACAGCGCGATCATGAAGACCAAGCTGAAGAACCTGCTGACCGGCTACAAGACCGAAACCGTCTACGGTGCAGACGACAAGCTGGACGACGTGATCCTGGATCGCAAAGAAGCGACCCTGTCGTTCATCAATGGTGACGAATACACCTTCATGGACACCACCGACTACACCATGTACGAACTGAACGCCGAGGACATCGAAGCCGTTCTGCCGTACATCGAAGAAGGCATGGAAGACGTCTGCGAAGCCGTATTCTTCGAAGGCCGTCTGGTATCGGTTGAACTGCCGACCACCATCAGCCGTAAGGTTGTCTACACCGAGAACGCTGCTCGTGGCGACACTTCCGGTAAGGTCATGAAGCCTGCCAAGCTGGCAAACGGTACCGAGATCCAGGTTGCCGACTTCATCGCTATCGACGAGTGGATCGACATCGACACTCGCGACAACAGCTTCAAAGGCCGCTCCAAGAAGTAA
- a CDS encoding organic hydroperoxide resistance protein: MQKVTPLYIAEATSTGGRDGKSRSSDGKLEVKLSTPKELGGAGGDGTNPEQMFAAGYSACFIGALKFVAGQEKKALPADASITAKVGIGQIPGGFGLDIDLHINLPGLAQADAEGLVEKAHKVCPYSNATRGNVDVRLHVTV; encoded by the coding sequence ATGCAAAAGGTCACTCCGCTGTACATCGCAGAAGCCACCTCCACCGGCGGTCGCGACGGCAAATCCCGCTCCAGCGACGGCAAGCTGGAAGTCAAGCTGAGCACCCCCAAGGAACTTGGTGGCGCAGGTGGTGACGGCACCAACCCTGAGCAGATGTTCGCCGCCGGCTACTCGGCCTGCTTCATCGGCGCGCTGAAATTCGTCGCCGGCCAGGAAAAGAAAGCCCTACCTGCGGATGCCTCGATCACCGCCAAGGTCGGTATCGGCCAGATCCCCGGTGGCTTCGGCCTGGATATCGACCTGCACATCAACCTGCCGGGCCTGGCCCAGGCCGACGCCGAAGGGCTGGTGGAAAAGGCCCACAAGGTTTGCCCGTACTCCAACGCCACCCGCGGCAATGTAGACGTCCGGTTGCACGTGACTGTCTGA
- a CDS encoding MarR family winged helix-turn-helix transcriptional regulator, producing the protein MNANTQASCDELLLDNQVCFALHSTSLLMTKVYKPLLQALGLTYPQYLAMLVLWEQDGLTVGEISQHLLTDPGSLTPLLKRLESEGLLQRNRSREDERVVLVQLTDKGRALQQQAREVPQCILKASGRSLERLQQLQADLLELRDSLQKNL; encoded by the coding sequence ATGAACGCCAACACCCAAGCTTCCTGTGACGAGCTGCTGCTGGACAACCAGGTCTGCTTCGCCCTGCACTCCACCTCGTTGCTGATGACCAAGGTCTACAAGCCGCTGCTGCAAGCGCTGGGCCTGACTTACCCGCAGTACCTGGCAATGCTCGTACTGTGGGAGCAGGACGGCCTTACTGTCGGTGAAATCAGCCAGCACCTGCTGACCGACCCTGGCTCGCTCACGCCCCTGCTCAAGCGCCTGGAAAGCGAAGGCCTGCTACAGCGCAACCGCAGCCGCGAAGATGAGCGGGTGGTACTGGTGCAACTGACCGACAAGGGCCGCGCCTTGCAGCAGCAAGCCCGGGAAGTGCCGCAGTGCATCCTCAAGGCCAGCGGCCGCAGCCTCGAACGCCTGCAACAGCTGCAGGCCGACCTCCTGGAGCTGCGCGACAGCCTGCAAAAAAACCTCTGA
- a CDS encoding sulfite exporter TauE/SafE family protein — protein sequence MIEWLLYIVLGAALGTMGGLFGIGGGLIAIPALGVLFGLDQQLAQGTALVMVVPNVLLALWRYHQRNRIELRHALPLSLCSFLFAWLGSIWAVGIDAHAMRLGFVGFLVALAVWNVARMFLKGAPPTSQLRHAWPWLGVLGSFAGTMGGLFGVGGAVVATPILTSVFGATQVVAQGLSLALAAPSTLVTLVTYGVHHSVDWSVGIPLAVGGLLSISWGVKLAHALPEKVLRAMFCVFLVVCAVMLTFEL from the coding sequence ATGATCGAGTGGTTGTTGTATATCGTGCTGGGCGCTGCCCTGGGCACCATGGGTGGGTTGTTCGGCATCGGTGGCGGGCTTATCGCCATCCCGGCATTAGGGGTGTTGTTCGGCCTCGATCAGCAACTGGCCCAGGGCACGGCGCTGGTGATGGTGGTGCCGAACGTGCTGCTGGCGCTGTGGCGCTATCACCAGCGCAACCGTATCGAGTTGCGCCACGCCTTGCCGCTGTCACTGTGCAGCTTCCTGTTCGCCTGGCTCGGGTCGATCTGGGCGGTGGGCATCGATGCGCATGCCATGCGTCTGGGTTTTGTCGGTTTTCTGGTGGCGCTGGCGGTGTGGAACGTGGCGCGGATGTTTCTCAAGGGGGCGCCGCCCACTTCCCAGCTGCGCCATGCCTGGCCGTGGCTGGGTGTGCTGGGCAGCTTTGCCGGGACCATGGGCGGCCTGTTTGGCGTGGGTGGGGCGGTGGTGGCCACGCCGATTCTGACCAGTGTGTTCGGCGCTACCCAGGTGGTGGCGCAGGGGCTGTCGCTGGCGCTGGCGGCACCGAGTACCTTGGTGACGCTGGTGACTTACGGGGTGCATCACAGTGTCGACTGGAGCGTGGGTATTCCGTTGGCGGTCGGTGGGCTGCTGAGTATCAGCTGGGGCGTGAAACTGGCCCATGCGCTGCCCGAGAAGGTACTGCGGGCGATGTTCTGTGTATTTCTGGTTGTGTGTGCCGTGATGTTGACGTTTGAACTATAA
- a CDS encoding LysR substrate-binding domain-containing protein produces the protein MSQYQSLDADVLRTFVAIAEQGGFTRAGEVVNRTQSAVSMQMKRLEEDILQRQLFEREGRQVRLTAEGQVLLGYARRILKLHGEVFNTLRMPHMVGLVRIGTPDDYAMRFLPTILSSFAQAYPLVQVEVHCDSSKQLMLRQDLDLTIVTREPGNEVGQLLRQERLVWAAAEGFCPQEQRPMPLALFNTDCFCRAWTCNALEAQGIDYRIAYTSPSLAAIFAIVTAGLAVTAQLQSLVGGNIRILGESEGLPQLPVANVMLLRNSQSQSPITDCMADYIVEGFQ, from the coding sequence ATGTCCCAGTACCAGAGCCTCGATGCCGACGTGCTGCGCACCTTCGTCGCCATCGCCGAGCAAGGCGGCTTCACCCGCGCCGGCGAAGTGGTCAACCGCACCCAGTCGGCGGTAAGCATGCAGATGAAGCGCCTGGAGGAAGACATCCTGCAGCGCCAGCTGTTCGAGCGCGAAGGCCGCCAGGTCAGGCTCACCGCCGAGGGCCAGGTGCTGCTTGGGTATGCCCGGCGCATCCTCAAACTGCATGGGGAAGTGTTCAACACCCTGCGCATGCCGCACATGGTCGGGCTGGTGCGCATCGGCACGCCGGATGACTACGCCATGCGCTTTCTGCCGACCATCCTTTCGAGCTTCGCCCAGGCCTACCCGCTGGTACAGGTGGAGGTGCATTGCGACTCGTCCAAGCAACTGATGCTGCGCCAGGACCTGGACCTGACCATCGTCACCCGCGAGCCGGGCAACGAGGTTGGCCAACTGTTGCGCCAGGAGCGCCTGGTGTGGGCTGCCGCCGAAGGCTTCTGCCCGCAGGAGCAACGGCCCATGCCGTTGGCGCTGTTCAACACCGACTGCTTCTGCCGCGCCTGGACCTGCAATGCCCTGGAGGCCCAAGGCATCGACTACCGCATTGCCTACACCAGCCCCAGCCTGGCGGCGATCTTTGCCATCGTCACCGCGGGGCTGGCGGTGACGGCGCAGTTGCAGAGCCTTGTGGGTGGCAACATCCGCATTCTGGGCGAGAGCGAAGGGTTACCGCAGTTGCCGGTGGCCAACGTGATGCTGCTGCGCAACAGCCAGAGCCAGTCGCCGATTACCGACTGCATGGCCGATTACATTGTCGAAGGATTCCAATAA
- a CDS encoding DUF1127 domain-containing protein, with product MKGHVSSIQQPAFSLNHLWHVALDRPARWLQLYRQRQELASLSDATLHDLGLSRADIQQEAERHFWDDPLRK from the coding sequence ATGAAAGGTCATGTCAGCAGCATCCAGCAACCTGCCTTTTCCCTGAACCACCTGTGGCATGTGGCCCTGGACCGTCCGGCCCGGTGGCTGCAGCTGTACCGCCAGCGCCAGGAACTGGCCAGCCTGAGTGATGCGACCCTGCATGACCTGGGCTTGAGCCGGGCGGACATACAGCAAGAGGCCGAGCGGCATTTCTGGGATGACCCGTTGCGTAAATGA
- a CDS encoding winged helix-turn-helix domain-containing protein: MALKMSINQARRLALSAQGFGKPPEATPALPALKRMLQRLGVVQIDSVNAVVRSHYLPLFSRLGDYPPAMLDQLAWGRGRQRQLFEYWGHEASLLPLSLYPLLRWRMAHAADGRGIYRQLAQFGRERQDVIARVLAAVREQGALGAGSLSTRQERAGPWWDWSEEKHALEWLFAAGEVTVAGRRGFERLYDVPEKVLPKAILDQALPCETEAHQGLMLHAATALGVATERDLRDYFRLEPGQGRAALDELVADGRLQPVEVQGWKQLAYCAGSPRIPRRIEASALLSPFDSLVWERSRTERLFDFHYRLEIYTPAHKRVYGYYVLPFLYRERIAARLDLRAERALGQLAVHAVHTESIALDDEGYQALAGHLLRMARWLGLERVQLNCPRAEGSRLRQALLSAAPA; encoded by the coding sequence TTGGCGCTCAAGATGTCCATCAACCAGGCCCGCCGTCTGGCCTTGTCAGCTCAGGGCTTTGGCAAGCCACCCGAAGCTACTCCGGCGCTGCCCGCACTCAAACGCATGCTGCAGCGCCTGGGCGTCGTGCAGATCGACTCGGTCAACGCCGTGGTGCGCTCCCATTACCTGCCGCTGTTCTCCCGCCTGGGCGACTACCCGCCGGCCATGCTCGACCAACTCGCCTGGGGCCGTGGCCGCCAGCGCCAGCTGTTCGAATATTGGGGCCACGAAGCCTCGCTGTTACCTCTCAGCCTCTACCCGCTGCTGCGCTGGCGCATGGCCCATGCCGCCGATGGCCGCGGCATCTACCGCCAGCTTGCGCAATTTGGCCGCGAACGCCAGGACGTGATCGCCCGCGTGCTGGCTGCAGTGCGCGAACAGGGTGCGCTGGGCGCGGGCAGCCTGTCCACCCGCCAGGAGCGGGCCGGCCCCTGGTGGGACTGGAGCGAAGAAAAACATGCGCTGGAATGGCTGTTCGCCGCCGGTGAAGTGACGGTGGCGGGGCGCCGCGGCTTCGAAAGGCTTTACGACGTACCGGAAAAGGTGCTGCCCAAGGCGATCCTCGATCAGGCGCTGCCGTGCGAAACCGAAGCCCATCAAGGCCTGATGCTGCACGCCGCCACGGCCCTGGGCGTGGCCACCGAACGCGACCTGCGCGACTACTTCCGCCTTGAGCCCGGCCAGGGCAGGGCGGCGCTGGATGAGCTGGTCGCCGATGGCCGTTTGCAGCCGGTCGAGGTGCAGGGCTGGAAGCAGTTGGCCTACTGCGCCGGCTCACCACGCATCCCCCGGCGCATCGAAGCCAGCGCACTGCTGTCGCCATTCGATTCATTGGTCTGGGAGCGCAGCCGCACCGAGCGGCTGTTCGATTTCCACTATCGCCTGGAGATCTACACCCCGGCGCACAAGCGGGTATATGGCTACTACGTGCTGCCGTTCCTCTACCGCGAGCGCATTGCCGCGCGCCTGGACCTGCGCGCCGAGCGCGCCCTGGGGCAACTGGCGGTACACGCCGTGCATACAGAGTCGATAGCGTTGGACGATGAGGGGTATCAAGCCCTGGCGGGTCATCTGTTGCGCATGGCCCGCTGGCTGGGCCTGGAGCGGGTGCAACTGAACTGCCCTCGGGCAGAGGGCAGCCGGTTGCGTCAGGCTTTGCTCAGCGCCGCACCTGCTTGA